One Egicoccus halophilus genomic region harbors:
- a CDS encoding c-type cytochrome, giving the protein MFVFRTRHLLVAVALAAACGGGGGEDAGASGDVDLARGEQLFAANCAACHGPEGQGTTAGPPLVHEIYEPGHHPDEAFHRAVQEGVPAHHWNSGDMPPIGGLDRDDVDDVVAWVREVQREAGIG; this is encoded by the coding sequence ATGTTCGTGTTCCGTACCCGCCACCTGCTGGTCGCCGTCGCGTTGGCCGCCGCCTGCGGTGGTGGCGGCGGTGAGGACGCGGGCGCCTCGGGGGACGTGGACCTCGCCCGCGGCGAGCAGCTGTTCGCCGCCAACTGCGCCGCCTGTCACGGCCCGGAGGGTCAGGGCACGACCGCCGGGCCGCCGCTGGTCCACGAAATCTACGAGCCGGGCCACCATCCCGACGAGGCGTTCCACCGGGCGGTGCAGGAGGGTGTGCCGGCCCACCACTGGAACTCCGGCGACATGCCGCCGATCGGCGGGCTCGACCGCGACGACGTCGACGACGTCGTGGCCTGGGTGCGCGAGGTGCAGCGCGAGGCCGGCATCGGCTGA
- a CDS encoding FkbM family methyltransferase: protein MAGPARDDRSDDGRPSPLERAVDRIPFLEKELFLLRRLVRPGQVCLDVGAAGGAHLLVMAAGVGPTGRVLGFEPRPGSLSMLRRLVRMTRLDDRVRLYQVALSDAAGTLPLRIPVVPTRAHFHGSAPDRSATAAFARLPHREIVVPTRRLDDVVTDEGLERVDLLKCDVEGAELKVLAGAAQVLQDHRPLVVLEADDLHQARENATGADVLAAVAAHGYRVYRYRRGALETVDGPVPGEDDYLFVPEERPAPVAVRR, encoded by the coding sequence GTGGCCGGCCCTGCCCGCGACGACCGTTCCGACGACGGCCGCCCCAGTCCGCTCGAACGTGCCGTCGACCGGATCCCGTTCCTGGAGAAGGAGCTGTTCCTGCTGCGCCGGTTGGTGCGCCCCGGACAGGTGTGCCTCGACGTCGGCGCCGCCGGTGGTGCCCACCTGCTCGTGATGGCCGCCGGTGTGGGGCCCACGGGCCGGGTGCTCGGGTTCGAACCGCGGCCCGGTTCGCTGTCGATGCTGCGCCGCCTGGTCCGCATGACCCGTCTCGACGACCGGGTGCGCCTGTACCAGGTCGCCCTGTCGGACGCGGCCGGCACCCTGCCGCTGCGCATCCCGGTCGTACCGACACGCGCACACTTCCACGGCTCGGCGCCGGACCGGTCGGCGACCGCCGCCTTCGCCCGCCTGCCCCACCGGGAGATCGTGGTCCCCACCCGGCGGCTCGACGACGTCGTCACCGACGAGGGCCTCGAACGGGTCGACCTGCTCAAGTGCGACGTCGAAGGGGCGGAGCTCAAGGTGCTGGCGGGTGCCGCGCAGGTGCTCCAGGACCACCGTCCGCTGGTCGTGCTCGAGGCCGACGACCTGCACCAGGCGCGGGAGAACGCCACCGGCGCCGACGTGCTGGCGGCGGTCGCCGCCCACGGCTACCGCGTCTACCGCTATCGCCGCGGCGCGCTCGAGACGGTCGACGGTCCGGTGCCCGGCGAGGACGACTACCTGTTCGTGCCCGAGGAGCGTCCGGCACCGGTCGCCGTCCGGCGGTAG